The Chelonia mydas isolate rCheMyd1 chromosome 1, rCheMyd1.pri.v2, whole genome shotgun sequence nucleotide sequence tccctttcatctctaagctATTTGGACACATGGTCTATAATTTCTGTCTGGAGTGCCTCTTGTCCAATTCAGTCCTATACTTTCTCTGATCTGGTTTCTATCCGctgcactccactgaaaccactctAGCCAATCTCTCATGACTTTTTCCTCCTaaagctcagaaccagtactccatcctccTGCTTGACCTGCCAGCCTTCTGTGACAACACTGACCACACTTCACTTCTTGAAATCATGCCCTCCCTTAGCTTCCATAACTCTCTCTCTGATACGCCTCTTCTACACCTCTAACTACTACTTCAACATATACATCAGATCTTcctcattcccccctcccccaactttctGTGAAGATTacacagggctctgtgctttgtaccctctcttctccctctacactTTATCTTTGTGTAATCTCATTTGCAAACAAATTCAACTACTATCATGATGCTGATGATTTACAGATCTACCTCTCTATTCCAGACCTATCTCCTTCTATGCAAACTACAATCTAATCTGGTCTCTCTGACATCTTCTTGAGCATGTCTAGCTGTCAGCTCAAACACAACATAGCTGAAACAAAACTCCTAATTTTCTTCTCACCAAGACTTCCCCACTGCCTTTCTTGATCTCTGTGGACACCACCAcaatcctgcctgtcactcaggcctatAACCTGGGTATCATTTTTCATTCAGACCTCTCTTTAGGTCCTTACATCTAGGCCAAGTCTAAGTGTTGCAGATTCTTTGTGCATAACATCTAAAATATTGCCTGATTCATCCACACAGCTCAAACTCTCATCCAAGATCTCATCTTTGTCCCAATTATTGCAACATCATTCTCTACTCTTGACAATGCAGTTTTGCCTGATTATCTATTCAGAATACTGCTGCAAAGATTGTTTTCCTAGCCTGTTGCTTAGACCACATTCTTTGCAACCCTCCGCTGGCTCCCCTTTTTCTACCACAACATACATAAGTTGCTTGTGTTCACTTTTAAGGATAGCCTATTCCCAcatacctatcatctctcattagAGAACAAGATGCTGATCCTCACCTACAAGTGGCCCAAGATGCCAGCCTCCTTCACCTAGTTGTTAAATTTTCTAATAGGCATCTTTGTGCTTTCAACCACACGTTTGGGAGAAGCTCCCCATAAACTTCCTCCTTCCAGACCCTCCTCAAGGCACtgctttgccatgatgcctacaaaaaaacctaacaatgGTTTGGCTGCTcttgtgctgagaccactgcttatcaagctgaccaatactgtctcactgCTTCCTTGTACtcttgtctgtctgtatccatctgttgtctcttgtcgtataccagactgtaagctctctgaggcagaaactgggttttttttggatCTGTGTTTCGacaatacctagcacaatgggctcctagTCCACAACTAGAGCTCAgagatgctacagtaatacaaataatcacaaCAAATGGCTCTCAGCAACAGTCCTTCAATGAGATATCGAACACCTTAACCAATAGGTTATCTTCAGGAACATTCAGGCTTATTTTCACTCACAGCACAGCACGGGGTTCACAATTTGACAAATATGTTGCACTTTGTCACAGcagttccttccctccctccctcccccaaacaaacaaaaaggtaacCCTGTTTCTGTATCACTGCTCATGCTAAAACAATGACTAAAATCTGGAAATGCCCCACAAGGTGTTTAAAATTACTAAGTGTTCTTGGTAAACAATTACATTTCTAGCCATAGTTTCTGGAAACAGTTACAACTGTTTTCTGGTTTCAGGGAAGGGAAACGACTTCTCTCAGGAGGCCAACATTTACCGTTTTTTTGCGCTCTCTGCTCCTGTCCCTGGAACTATGCCTGCTTCTCTGATGGCTGCGGCTCCTGCTGCGACTGCTGGAGCGAGACCTGTGACGGTGGCGTTTCTCACGGGATTTGGAGCGAGTTCTTCTCTTTCGCTCCCGGGAGGCAGAGCGAGATCGATGTCTGCGGCGATCTCGAGACCTAGATCTGGAAACAGAAAGAAAGGATTTACGGTGAATGAGGCAGTCAGCTGCTCTACCAATATACCAATATTTAGTGCTCTGTACACAGTATTGGGTCTGTACAGAGATCAGTTTCCAATTATCACAGCTATTATGCATTTCTCAGAGAGACTGGCCCGAAGGAGGAAAGTGATGAGGGAATCCTCCAAATTCCCCTCTGACAAGTCCAACCAAATTTAGAGCAGATGAAGGGAAGACTCTGTATGTTTGGCCATTTGCCACTACCTTTCAAAGAAATCAAAGTGCTTATTTGACAGAGTCTATTTAACAAACAGATAAAGTTACAGAATGTTGATGTTATGGAAGATGCTGTGACAATGAGCCTTTGGGTAGGTGCTTTATGTTGCAGTTCTGTCTATGAAGCCTTCTATTTACGACATGATATGCACCAGCTATCACTGAAGTTTTAAAACGAGCTATATTCTGGTTTAGGACCACTAACACAAGACTATATTTGCAGGCTCTCAAACCCCTGAAGGTTTATTATTACAAATTCTTTCCTATTGAAAGGACGGCAATGCAAACTAGTGGCTTCCAACTGAAGCTTAAGAGGCAAGGTGCATTGCCTAAGTACTGACACCTCTGGACGGGTCATCTGTGGAtactgaacctgggacctctgggtcTAAAAGGACAAGTGTCTATTGCTTAAGCTAAAGGACCTGGACCATCAGCTTGCAAGCAGTCACAGATGCAAGCCTTTCAACATGTTCTAACTACTATCAGAGGCGGAAAAAAACATCGTGTTCGCCATGGGCGAACACATGTGCATACGCAGTCCAATACCATAGTGATCAGTGCAGTATAAATCTGTTGAGAACGGCCATCCTCTATGCTGCTTTGGTGCTAAACAAGGACACTGCAGTCTAGTAATGCTTGACAATGAAATTTATAAAGGTTCTAGCTTTTAAAAGCCTGGCTTCACTACTAGTACCCCTTTCCTGCAGATTACATACCTTCTGGGATTCTTGCTATGGGATCTGGACCTGAAACAAATGGAAAATGGTGATCAGCTTTTGTTATACAAACAGATTCACAATTCGAAAATGCAGAATATTACAAAGAGAACAAGCTAAAGGAACTGATTACTTACCACAGGGGTTGGCaatctttggcacacggcccatcagggtaatctgctggcgggccgtgagacattttgtttacgttgaccgtccgcaggcacagccccccgcagctcccaatggctgcggttcgccgttcccggccaatgggagctgcaggaagcagcggccagcatggcaggccacagggatgtgctggccgctgcttcctgcggctgccattggccgggaacagcgaaccacagccattgggagctgcaggggtcccgtgcctgcggacggtcaacgtaaacaaaatgtctcgcggcctgccaccAGATTATCCTGATGAACCGCATgtcgaaggttgccgaccccgacTTACTATTACATTTCTTATTCTACAAAAAACAGTTACGATAAAGGCCCTTTTAAAATGTGAGTTACAGTCTTTTTAGAGGAAGATTTCCCAATACTACATTGATCTGACTGTTTAAATGctgcttctcttttctttctggcTATAGCATGCCACAAAAATTCCCTATTTTATTTAAACTCTTTCTTGTTTTTCATGAAAACCTTAGAAGGTTAAGGAAAATACTGTCTCTCTGTTCTTCTGATGCACAGAACACCTGATTTTATGGGGGATTTCACAGCTGAGATGTGAGCTCATCAACATTGCTGTCGAAAGTCATTGTGGACTTCTTGAGGCCACAACAAAATGCATGCAAACAGCAGTTTAAACAAGTCTGCATGTGAATTCCTAGAAACAGTGATTGCGTATTTCATGGAGAAGATTCAGGACTGCTCCAAAACTGCCAATCATATATTCACCTCTTTTTTAGGTCTAATTTGATAATTTCAGATACCCTGCATAGATAGATTGGAAAGTATTTTCCCTAAAAGACACCTAATGTATAATCTACTTGTTAACTCTCAGAGAAAATTACATGTCTGAAATCACACTGAAAAGTCAGTATTTGATCATGTGTATATTCACCCAGTTGTATCCATTACTTATATAGAAAAAGTATTCCACCAGAAACAAGGCGTTATATGCTTGAGAAAAGTAGTCAAATAGCAAATTACTTTCAATTTATGTAGAATTTTCAGCAAATGCAGCCTGTTCTGCCACCAAGCATACATACACAACCACAAACATGCAAGAAAATTCAGTATTACAGAGATTCTAAAATGACTATTAAATGTATGCTGTCAAAAACAGAGCAGATCTCTACCTCCTTAGCTTCTCcctttcttctttctccctctcttctctgcGTTTCAGGCGTTCCTGATTTCGTTTTTCCTGTTTATCAGCCACAACCCTCTAAAAACAAAGGGACATTTTCAATACATCACTTCAGCTGAAAGGTCATATAAAATCATATAAAACAGTTAACAGTTGGTTCTTCCCCACTTTCTGTGCACGTATATTATCCCCTCTCTTCTCATTCTCTCAGCATCATATTTGCCTTATTTACTTTGTTTAGGAAGTGGCCATTATTACAAGAGAGCTACAGAGAAGAGATGGTATTAATATCAAGACCTGAAGGAGGTAGAACTATACTAATTCAAAGTTTCGCATGGAAGGGAGTTCAAAAGCAGTGGGTCAGAAGCAGTGGGATTTCAACATGAGAGTTTCCATACTAATTCTATCATACTCTGGCCAGTGGGTGGTAAATCAGAATGAATAGAGCTAGAAATTTAATGAGCTTCCTTTGTTTGCACTGGAAGATAAATAAGGTCTTAGTCTGCATCAAAGACCCTGGTTTGGAGGCTACTTCTCTCCACACTGTGAACATGACAGTTACAATCAGAGAAAGGATGCTTCAGCTAGTAGTATGTAGGTTGAATTCACTACAGCTAGGGCAGGGCACCCTGAGCAGAGGGCCCTTAGATGTGGAACACACTGGaactggacattaggaaaagcccCCAAGTCTTTCCACCTTCTGGGCATAATGCAAGAGATTCATCTCTTTATAAAGGTCTTCTGAATTGTGGAATTGTCCCAGACCATCTTGATTATACCTCTGAGGAGAGTCTGAGGAAGGAGGACAgttatctttttttttgtaaGTGACGTACTTCAAAGATTACATAATACAGTTTACTTTAGGAATTTGGAATAATTATCCATGGACAATTTTTTTCAGTTGGTGGTAATAGCTGAGTATTCAATTTCTTATAGTTTTGATGTCAAGTAATTCCTTGTACAACAATGACAATTTacttgtaattatttttaataactatTCTTGTTCCAGGGAGCTATTTGCATTAATGCCTTCTCATAAATATCGCACATAACCACACAAAACAACATTCTGGGTCCACTAGCACTTTTACTCACTATCCTAACAGAAGCATTTTCTGCATTTGGACTCCAATTCAGGAAAACTTGTGcttaactcctattgaagttaatggaccttaagcacatgcttacatatCTCACTGAATTTCAAAACCATAATTCACAGataatttttaaggccagaaaggaccattatgataacATAGTCCTACCAACTGCATAATACAGGACACAGAATTTTACTCAGTATTTCTTGCATCAAGCCCACAATTTCTAGTTAGGCTAGAGACTCATTTAGAAAAGACATATTAGCAGAGCAGGGAGAGCAGACAAAGTTGGGAGTTTAGAGGTGGTGTGAGGGCTTGTCAGCTCTGAATTCTCccattctgtgtgtgtgctgggatctCGGGGAGCCccgcccctctcccttcctgttGTGTGTTCTGAAATCTGGGGGACTGTGCTCCTCTTGAGGTGTCTGGGCCCCTCTTCCCGACTTTCCATCTGAGATGGAATCTGGGGTAGGGAGACTGAAAGTAACAaaaatttaaacatctgaaatccaGAAAATGAATAGTTAAGATACATATTACCCCTATGTGGGTGAGGGGACTGGCCTGCTTTGGAAGAAATGCAGACTGGATGGCCCTGGGGCATGGGTGGAGAAGCCTGGCTGAACCAGAAGCAGGAATCCCAGATGGGAGAGGGGAAGCCAGCTCAGTGCCCACCTTGGGCTACTTAGTCAAGGTAGTGTGCATCCCTCCAGTAAGCTGCTGTCTGGAATAAGTATACGTAGCAGCACAGGACAGGAGACAGCAGGAAGCAATTTCTTACATGTTAAAAGCTTCTACAGTGTGAACTAATGGCTTGACGGAatgggaagaggaaggggagctggaaatggtggtggtggaggtgtTACATGTTGTGGGGAacggtggggcaggagggagaaggagacagacCCACCAGTCTTCTCTTGCATACTCAAGTTACTTTAACAACCATGTAATAAAACTGTCAAGGGTTTGGGATATAGACTGTGAAAGAGATTTCTCTCATTGGCCCAGTTAGCAACTacacattgcaaacatttcaaagcatgaCCATTTTCTTGATTTCACCATAACAAAATATGCATAGGAGCAGTTAGGAACCATAGAGCAAttgtgtggcctagtggaaagaccactggactaggactattcctaactctgccactggcctgttgggtgaccttgggcaagtcacttcacctcaggttaccatgtgtaaaatgggcataacaaTATAAAAGTTCTTTAAGAACTACTgattaaaagcactatataaaagctaggtcttTTATTACTACTTAGCCACAACAATATATCAACTGCAAACCTCGGTGAGAATTACAACTGCCTAAATGACCACAAACTCTTACCaatatacatttctttttttaaaaagctaggaaattaaatggcaaaagaCACAGTTAAGATTGCATGATAGCTCAAGCCCTTCCAGAATGTTGAGTTCTACAAAATCaagcttctgaaaaccaggaaatagtCAAGGTACATGCCCATGCAACCTTACCTCTGCACTTCCTTTGAACTGACAAATgccactgggaattatctgcatgcactccagctgCATTCATTGTGTTAGTTATAGCTGTTTTGAATGGTGAAGGAATAAACTGAAGCAGCTTGAAAGAGCTGTGATTGTCATATGAGATCTGTGTCTGAGTCCCCCCCCCATGTGCATTATCAAAGAAAAGAGGCGCACATGAGTACCTTGGGGTTCCAGTCCACACCATTTCAATACAAGAATTATGTAGGTTGTGTCAGTAGCAGGACACTGAGGCCTTCTTCCAACAGATACTGTCAGTAGTGAGGTGGGATATGAGAGCAGTCTATGGATTGAATGACGTGTTGAGGAAAGCACAGTTTTCTGTTTGAATATAGTGCAAGTGCAGGTAGAACCTGACATTACAATAAAAAGGCAAAGAGCGAACATGTGTGTTATGGGGCACCACTAAAAGAGGGAGAAGGTTGTGTGGGGCTTTTACCTTAACTCTAtttcctaattttcagaagttttaattTTCTGAAGGTCATGGGCTATCACCAGGAAACCTTAACTGTGTTAaagtttttgccatttaattcaaTCTTAAggtttcaagtgatggagaaatcACCACATCCCAAGGTAAGTTATTTCAATGGTTAAgctactgttaaaaatttgcatcatatttctagtttgaatttatcTATCGTCAACTTGCAggcattggatcttgttatgcctttgtctgctaaattgaagagccatCTACTACCAACTTCTCCCTCCCCACGTAGCTACTTTTACAGAGTGCTCAAATCACCTATTAACCTTTGCTTGGATATGTTATATAGACAGAGCTTCTTTCATTTCTCACTGTAAGGAAGGGTTTCCAGACCTTTAGTCATTCTTGTAAATCTTTTCTGGATCatgtccaatttttcaacatccttttcgAAGCATGGACACCACATTCCAGTAATGGTCCTGTTCACATTGAACACTGAAGAAATACCACCTCTattcctactcaatattcccccTGCTTGTACATCCAAGAATCGCATTACCCCTCGTAGCCATAGCATCATACTGAGAACTCATGTTCAGGTCGTTATCCAACATGACCatcaagtccttttcagagtcagtgCATTCCAGGATACAGTTCCCTCTTCTGTAAGTGTGACCTACGTTCTTTGTTCAGAGATTATGATCTTGcctttggctatattaaaatgcagGTTGTTCAAATGAACTCACCATACCAAGAGATCATTTCATATAAAACTGTCCTATCATTATCTTTAACTTACCATTCAACCAATTTTTAATATGGGCCTGCCTCAAAAGTTTTAAATTTACAAGATGAACAAATAAATTCACACACAATAGAAAGTTTCCTCTAAGATCTTCTCATATGTGATTAAGTCGTcagtaaaagagaaagaaaaaataagtaaGACTGATTTACCCTGAGCTCCTCAAGTTTCTCCCTTATTTCAATAAACCCTAAGTGCAGTTTTCCTCCAAAGTGGTCAGCAAGTCGTCGGTCGTTATCATGAAGACCAAGGTAGGCAGAACACACTTCACAAACACGGAGCTTCTGCTGCTGAAAGCTGGAGGCAGGCATTGAATTCCTGTACACTTCCTGGGGGGGAAGATACATTTTGAGAGCTTCTTACTCTTCAATATGTGAAAATATGAACACAAGAACGTCCTGCCAGAAGCAACATACATAAAGGGTTATACCTGCCAATTAAGAGTCAAAGTAATTCAGCATACTATATTAGACCTGTTTTACTATTAATTTTATCCATGTAAGGTATAAATCAAATGTCTCCATTAAAATACAAAGAAGtgtcattatttttaaacataacaTTATCTGGACACTAACTACAAAAAAAAGGGCCATGGACAATTCATTTTGCTTTCCaaataaagacaaaggaaaacagaCCTGTTCTTTAATCTCTGCTCCACAGCAGGTTACTTTGGAGGAGCCTGACAATTTTTGAGAGTTCAACGTAGCTGGTAAATATTAGCAGTGAGCACCATATCTATGAAGATTGCACAGTGGCTTCCATAGTGAATCTATTTAAAATGCTATCCTGAAAAATCATCTTTCCAGCATTGATCTCTACTGAAGAGTTATTTTTAATTGAGCAAAATGTGTTTGGCCATTTGAGTATATGAGGACAGCTGGGAGAAGGAACAAAGCCACACAatcctctgaatttttttttttttaaacagttattttaaGTTGCTCAAGCATCAAAAAGACTCAGCTAGAAAGAGAAATAGGACATGGAAATAGCTCTCAGTGAACAGAGTCTTTTGAGAGCTCCAGTGAAAACTGGTTTGTCTTGTTAGAGTTACACCTTTGAAAAAGTCTCGCTCAGTGTAGCTTATGATGCATAAGGCTGAAAACTAGTCTTCTTACCAGCTCTCGCCATGACACCAACTGGTCTTAACAACTGTAGAACCAAATACACCGTCCATAGAAACTAAACATACCAACGTAGCTCAACTTAAGTAAAAGCCTTATCTGTGGAAATAAATACACTTGAAATAGTGTAGGATTACcttaaaaaaaatgtggaaacacCAACAGAGACCCCAATGGACTGAACAGTTACAGAATAGCGGTGAAAATACTCTGATATATTTAGGCCATCTAACTCTGTAGCAAAGTTAGCTTTACAATCAGGGTGAAGAAAAatcaacaatgaaaaaaaatttttttttttatttaattcggACTTTTTTTGATAAAAaagctttttgagggaaaaacctatctaaagatagttttaattaagatacattatagctcaaagatatctcaccATGGAATAGGGactataaattctaattctatagtacgagacaatatattcatgtaatgtttaagaaaagttttgtaaatgagttccaatagttcatggattagggacccaatcttatggggttccaggggcttctgtatagatttagattaatctttctatctacccaattggactcagtgctcagtctagaagataccatcagaaatgcttagttttgcagttctgaaACTGCATTTGaatctccagagataacatgcttgttaacagcaaaaatggttttaaataaataaatatgtagagGTGAGAGATAACAGTcctcaaccctactgtccctctgcaaatttgtgtacacagagtcaatccctaacctctctctaaaagtgcaaagtttcaaaaagttcaatgaatagaagactgttgggggtggaatagatctggacaagaagaagtctggaaatagatgtgagaagggagggacaagcagcagaaacaaaagtgaaactgtttgagcagcatattccagaagtcttgaggtctttctgactgtagccttcattgatttgacatctaccataccattctctcactagaagggaaaacctataatggcagcaggccgtgaGAGAGACCAAGTTTGGGAATAATTTAAttaagttcctctacctgtgggtaagacaggcaaacagtgcaacaaagaaacgcaaggcctggttgcccgaatgaaacaacatcatgaga carries:
- the LOC102941729 gene encoding putative RNA-binding protein Luc7-like 2 isoform X3; its protein translation is MDLGECLKVHDLALRADYEIASKEQDFFFELDAMDHLQSFIADCDRRTEVAKKRLAETQEEISAEVAAKAERVHELNEEIGKLLAKVEQLGADGNVEESQKVMDEVEKARAKKREAEEVYRNSMPASSFQQQKLRVCEVCSAYLGLHDNDRRLADHFGGKLHLGFIEIREKLEELRRVVADKQEKRNQERLKRREEREKEEREKLRRSRSHSKNPRRSRSRDRRRHRSRSASRERKRRTRSKSREKRHRHRSRSSSRSRSRSHQRSRHSSRDRSRERKKTILKRKIFQRQRTVKRS